A window of the Parvularcula bermudensis HTCC2503 genome harbors these coding sequences:
- the nuoL gene encoding NADH-quinone oxidoreductase subunit L, translated as MEPLIILLPLFGAILAKPAAVAAGPRAAEIVTTVLVGISALLSWLTFLDIGANGAKDTITFFQWIQSGSFNVSWSMRLDTLTAVMLIVVTSVSSLVHLYSIGYMHEDPSRPRFFAYLSLFTFAMLALVTADDLVQLFFGWEGVGLASYLLIGFWHHKDSANDASIKAFVMNRVGDVGLALGIMAVFVAFGTVKFDPIFAALADGVILPLGGEGPIPIAEASMTFLDRQYSVLDLIGVLLFIGAMGKSAQLGLHTWLPDAMEGPTPVSALIHAATMVTAGVFLVCRMSDLYALAPAASALVTVIGASTAIFAATIGLVQTDIKRVIAYSTASQLGYMFFAAGVGGYAQAMFHLTTHAFFKALLFLGAGAVIHFCHHEQDMRSMGGLRNHMPVTFVAMLLGTLAITGVGIPMVQVFGAPFGFAGFVSKDYILEAAYEGITLGVPFATYAFVLGILAAVLTGFYSWRLIFLTFDGGWRADDAVKKHPHPVPNTMILPLLPLALGAVIAGMAFYKPFVGAGKTAFWGESLHIEASYEAAAHDDAAYDAAEAGPAAVNADHGMSSTHEISGAEGDHGAAPSVTDHGAEAHKAEGHGEAHHDFPAWVLWAPLIAGLIGFFAAFTQYRATSDPLRPGLISRGGLLYGFLQNRWYIDVLYRRIFLEPARILARALWRQGDERTIDGLGPNGLSGFFFSSAKRLVGIQTGYVFTYAFIMLAGVTLIVLFTMLRGGA; from the coding sequence ATGGAACCTTTGATCATCCTGCTTCCGCTTTTCGGCGCGATCCTGGCCAAGCCTGCCGCGGTCGCGGCCGGTCCGCGTGCTGCGGAAATTGTGACGACGGTTCTGGTCGGTATTTCGGCGCTCTTGTCCTGGTTGACCTTCCTCGATATCGGCGCGAACGGCGCGAAGGACACGATCACTTTTTTCCAATGGATCCAATCTGGGTCCTTCAATGTCAGCTGGTCGATGCGCCTTGATACGTTGACGGCGGTGATGTTGATCGTCGTGACCAGCGTCTCCTCACTCGTTCATCTCTATTCCATCGGCTATATGCACGAGGACCCCTCGCGGCCGCGGTTCTTTGCCTATCTTTCGCTTTTTACCTTCGCCATGTTGGCATTGGTCACCGCCGACGATCTGGTGCAGCTGTTTTTCGGGTGGGAGGGCGTTGGTCTCGCTAGCTATCTGCTGATCGGATTTTGGCACCATAAAGACAGCGCCAATGACGCGTCGATTAAAGCGTTCGTGATGAACCGTGTGGGAGATGTCGGTCTCGCGCTTGGTATCATGGCGGTCTTTGTGGCTTTCGGCACGGTAAAGTTCGATCCGATTTTCGCCGCCCTGGCCGATGGAGTGATCCTGCCTTTGGGCGGGGAGGGGCCGATCCCCATCGCCGAAGCGAGCATGACATTTCTGGATCGGCAATATTCCGTGCTCGATCTGATCGGCGTTCTCCTCTTTATCGGGGCCATGGGGAAATCTGCGCAGCTCGGGCTACACACTTGGTTGCCCGACGCTATGGAGGGGCCGACCCCGGTGTCGGCGCTGATCCACGCGGCGACAATGGTGACCGCCGGGGTGTTCTTGGTGTGTCGGATGTCGGATCTTTACGCCCTTGCGCCGGCGGCCTCCGCGCTGGTCACGGTCATCGGTGCCAGTACGGCGATATTCGCCGCCACGATCGGCCTCGTGCAGACGGATATCAAACGGGTTATCGCCTATTCGACGGCCTCACAGCTGGGATATATGTTCTTCGCGGCGGGGGTCGGTGGGTACGCCCAGGCGATGTTCCATCTCACCACCCATGCCTTTTTCAAGGCCCTTCTCTTTCTCGGAGCTGGGGCGGTTATTCATTTCTGCCACCATGAACAGGACATGCGGTCCATGGGGGGGCTTCGTAATCATATGCCCGTCACCTTCGTGGCGATGTTGTTGGGGACGCTGGCCATCACCGGTGTGGGGATTCCGATGGTTCAGGTCTTCGGGGCGCCCTTCGGGTTCGCTGGGTTCGTGTCCAAGGATTACATTCTTGAAGCGGCCTATGAGGGCATTACGCTCGGTGTGCCCTTCGCGACCTATGCGTTTGTGCTCGGTATATTGGCGGCGGTTCTGACCGGTTTTTACTCATGGCGGCTCATCTTCCTCACCTTTGATGGGGGCTGGCGCGCCGATGATGCGGTGAAAAAGCATCCTCACCCGGTCCCGAACACGATGATCTTGCCTTTGCTCCCCCTGGCGCTTGGCGCCGTGATTGCCGGGATGGCTTTCTACAAACCCTTTGTCGGTGCCGGGAAGACCGCTTTTTGGGGGGAGAGTTTACATATTGAAGCCAGTTATGAGGCGGCCGCCCATGACGATGCCGCCTATGACGCTGCCGAAGCTGGTCCTGCGGCGGTAAACGCAGATCATGGGATGAGCTCGACCCACGAGATCTCGGGGGCAGAGGGAGATCACGGGGCGGCCCCTTCTGTCACGGATCATGGGGCTGAGGCGCATAAGGCCGAAGGGCATGGGGAGGCGCACCACGACTTCCCAGCCTGGGTCTTATGGGCCCCCCTGATCGCGGGGCTGATTGGCTTCTTCGCGGCCTTCACCCAATATCGTGCAACCAGCGATCCGCTTCGCCCCGGCCTCATCAGTCGCGGTGGGCTTCTTTACGGCTTTCTCCAAAATCGTTGGTATATTGATGTTCTTTATCGTCGGATTTTCCTCGAACCGGCGCGTATCCTTGCGCGTGCGCTCTGGCGCCAAGGGGATGAGCGGACCATCGACGGCCTTGGGCCCAATGGCTTGAGTGGATTTTTCTTCTCAAGTGCTAAGCGATTGGTTGGGATACAGACCGGCTATGTCTTCACCTACGCGTTCATCATGCTGGCGGGGGTGACCTTGATTGTTCTCTTCACAATGTTGCGAGGTGGGGCGTGA
- the nuoK gene encoding NADH-quinone oxidoreductase subunit NuoK: protein MVSLQNYLLVGGFLFAIGVAGIFLNRKNVIIILMSIELMLLAVNINFVAFSMFLDDIKGQVFAFMVLTVAAAEAAIGLAILVTFFRRSGDISVEAADAMKN, encoded by the coding sequence GTGGTCAGCCTGCAAAATTATCTCCTTGTCGGCGGGTTTTTGTTCGCAATCGGTGTCGCGGGCATTTTCCTCAATCGGAAGAATGTCATCATCATTTTGATGTCGATTGAATTGATGCTCCTCGCGGTGAATATCAATTTCGTCGCATTTTCGATGTTTCTCGACGACATCAAGGGGCAGGTTTTTGCTTTTATGGTGTTGACTGTGGCCGCCGCGGAGGCGGCGATCGGTCTGGCCATCCTCGTGACTTTCTTCCGGCGCAGCGGCGATATTTCGGTCGAGGCGGCGGACGCCATGAAGAATTGA
- a CDS encoding NADH-quinone oxidoreductase subunit J gives MGFADFAFSIFATAVVVWGLGVIFARNPVHSVMCLIMAFISTAGLFVLIGAEYLAFLLVVVYVGAVAVLFLFVVMMLDIDFAELRAGYARYLPFGVVVAAALVIEIGVMVTSWSGAPAAQAPVAASDGPNNAEQLGMVLYTEYVHFFQIAGLVLLVAMIGAILLTFRQRQGIKTQDVSRQVGRRREDGVEVVSVPTGKGI, from the coding sequence ATGGGGTTTGCGGATTTCGCTTTTTCGATATTCGCCACGGCGGTCGTGGTCTGGGGCCTTGGGGTGATCTTCGCCCGAAATCCCGTCCACTCCGTCATGTGCTTGATCATGGCCTTCATTTCCACGGCGGGCCTCTTCGTTCTGATCGGGGCCGAATATCTCGCCTTCCTTCTCGTGGTCGTTTATGTCGGCGCCGTTGCGGTGTTGTTCCTATTCGTCGTGATGATGCTGGATATCGATTTTGCGGAGTTGCGCGCGGGCTATGCGCGATATTTGCCCTTCGGGGTCGTCGTCGCCGCCGCATTGGTCATCGAGATCGGGGTCATGGTGACGTCATGGAGTGGGGCCCCGGCGGCGCAGGCGCCGGTCGCTGCCTCTGACGGCCCCAATAACGCCGAGCAATTGGGCATGGTCCTTTATACGGAATATGTGCACTTCTTTCAGATTGCAGGTCTTGTTCTCCTCGTGGCGATGATCGGCGCGATCTTGCTGACCTTCCGGCAGCGGCAGGGAATCAAGACCCAGGATGTCTCCCGACAGGTCGGACGCCGCCGTGAGGACGGGGTTGAGGTGGTGTCCGTGCCGACAGGAAAAGGAATTTGA
- the recA gene encoding recombinase RecA, with protein sequence MSANFKVIDGGMDKSKALEAALSQIDKAFGKGSVMKLGSQDKIVQIEGISTGSLGLDIALGIGGLPKGRIVEIYGPESSGKTTLALHCAAESQKAGGTAAFIDAEHALDPIYASKLGVKLDELLISQPDTGEQALEIADTLVRSGAIDVLVIDSVAALTPKAELEGEMGDSLPGLQARLMSQALRKLTGSISRSNCLVIFINQIRMKIGVMFGSPETTTGGNALKFYASVRLDIRRIGALKARDEVIGNQTRVKVVKNKVAPPFKQVEFDIMYGEGISKVGELLDLGVLGNIVEKSGSWYSYNSERIGQGRDNAKSFLKDNPDIAAAIEQAVRRNAGLIADDMLVGPKDNDEVADDGTGG encoded by the coding sequence ATGTCGGCAAATTTTAAGGTAATCGACGGCGGTATGGATAAATCAAAAGCGCTCGAAGCGGCCCTGTCACAGATCGACAAGGCTTTCGGCAAGGGATCTGTGATGAAACTCGGATCCCAGGACAAAATTGTCCAAATCGAGGGGATTTCGACGGGGTCTTTGGGCCTCGATATCGCCTTGGGGATCGGCGGGTTGCCGAAGGGACGGATCGTCGAGATCTATGGACCTGAAAGTTCCGGGAAGACGACGCTGGCGCTTCATTGCGCAGCGGAATCGCAGAAAGCGGGGGGGACGGCAGCCTTTATCGATGCCGAGCATGCGTTGGACCCCATCTATGCCTCAAAATTGGGGGTCAAGCTCGATGAATTGCTGATTTCCCAGCCCGATACGGGGGAGCAAGCCCTTGAGATTGCCGATACCCTTGTCCGGTCGGGGGCGATCGATGTGCTGGTAATCGATTCGGTCGCGGCCCTGACGCCGAAGGCTGAACTCGAAGGGGAGATGGGCGATAGCCTCCCCGGCCTCCAGGCGCGATTGATGAGCCAGGCATTGCGGAAGCTGACGGGGTCGATTTCACGATCCAATTGCCTTGTGATTTTCATCAATCAAATACGGATGAAAATCGGGGTGATGTTCGGGTCGCCCGAAACCACGACGGGGGGGAATGCCCTCAAATTCTACGCCAGCGTCCGGCTCGATATTCGGCGCATCGGGGCCCTCAAGGCACGGGACGAGGTCATCGGTAACCAGACCCGGGTGAAAGTCGTGAAAAACAAGGTTGCCCCTCCTTTCAAGCAAGTCGAATTCGATATCATGTATGGAGAAGGTATCTCCAAAGTCGGCGAATTGCTCGACCTGGGGGTATTAGGGAATATCGTCGAAAAATCAGGAAGTTGGTACAGCTATAATTCCGAGCGAATCGGTCAGGGTCGGGATAATGCCAAATCTTTCCTGAAGGATAATCCAGATATTGCCGCCGCCATTGAGCAAGCGGTGCGGCGCAATGCGGGCCTGATCGCCGATGATATGCTTGTCGGCCCCAAAGACAACGATGAAGTCGCGGATGACGGCACGGGAGGCTAA
- the glpK gene encoding glycerol kinase GlpK: protein MAEDYILAFDQGTTSARAIEFDRWGAPGMVAQYDLPQHYPDDGWVEHDPADIWRLTVKAGQDIIAARGRPAAIGITNQRETVILWDRTTGEPLHRAIVWQDRRTAATTADLRRDGAEAMVTSKTGLLLDPYFSATKIAWILDHIPGARDKAAAGQVLAGTVDSFLIWHLTGGTAHVTDATNAARTLLFDVDRQTWDEELCALFRVPMACLPNVQDCAACFGTTAAGIFGDPILIGGVAGDQHAAMVGQAAFAVGEVKSTYGTGCFALINTGTRRQESSHRLLSTIAYRLDGQPTYALEGSIFVAGAAIQWLRDNLHFFEDAKETARLAAASTEEGRVVFVPAFTGLGAPYWDPHARGAIFGLTRDTQPADITRAALEAVAFQTADLLRAMRADAGDITRIKVDGGMVANDWLCQRLADILDLEIDRPIVTETTAQGAAVLAGLTVGWYSSLDEAADARRTEAVFGPKMRAEDRTAASARWQDAVSRVLSGPR from the coding sequence ATGGCTGAAGACTATATCCTCGCCTTCGATCAAGGAACCACCAGCGCCAGGGCGATCGAATTTGATCGGTGGGGGGCCCCGGGGATGGTGGCGCAGTATGATCTGCCCCAACATTATCCCGACGATGGCTGGGTCGAGCACGATCCGGCAGACATCTGGCGTCTCACAGTCAAAGCGGGACAAGACATTATCGCCGCGCGGGGTCGACCGGCGGCGATTGGGATTACCAATCAGCGCGAAACGGTTATTCTCTGGGATCGAACCACGGGAGAGCCGCTGCATCGGGCGATCGTCTGGCAGGATCGACGGACGGCGGCGACCACCGCAGATCTCAGGCGTGATGGCGCCGAAGCGATGGTCACGTCGAAGACCGGGCTGCTCCTCGATCCTTATTTCTCCGCCACCAAGATCGCTTGGATCCTCGATCACATTCCCGGGGCGAGGGACAAGGCCGCAGCGGGGCAGGTGCTGGCCGGTACGGTGGACAGTTTTCTGATTTGGCATCTGACCGGCGGTACCGCCCATGTGACGGACGCCACCAATGCCGCTCGTACCCTCCTGTTCGATGTCGATCGCCAGACATGGGACGAGGAGCTGTGTGCTCTATTCCGTGTGCCTATGGCATGTCTGCCAAATGTTCAGGACTGCGCCGCTTGCTTTGGCACGACGGCAGCCGGGATTTTTGGGGATCCCATCCTGATTGGGGGGGTGGCGGGCGATCAGCATGCCGCCATGGTCGGGCAGGCTGCTTTTGCTGTGGGGGAGGTCAAATCGACCTACGGCACGGGCTGTTTCGCTCTCATCAATACCGGGACCCGCCGCCAAGAATCGTCCCATCGGCTGCTCTCGACCATCGCCTATCGGCTCGATGGTCAGCCCACCTATGCCCTAGAGGGCTCAATCTTTGTCGCTGGGGCTGCCATCCAATGGCTACGTGATAATCTGCACTTCTTCGAAGATGCAAAGGAGACCGCGCGGCTCGCTGCGGCCTCGACGGAGGAGGGGCGGGTCGTGTTTGTGCCCGCATTCACCGGTCTTGGCGCGCCCTACTGGGACCCCCATGCGCGCGGGGCCATTTTCGGCCTGACCCGTGATACCCAACCGGCGGATATTACCCGCGCGGCGCTCGAGGCCGTGGCCTTTCAGACCGCCGATCTCTTGCGCGCAATGCGGGCCGATGCAGGGGACATTACGCGAATCAAAGTCGACGGCGGGATGGTCGCTAATGATTGGCTGTGCCAGCGGCTGGCCGATATTCTGGATCTTGAGATCGACAGGCCCATCGTCACGGAGACCACGGCACAGGGGGCGGCTGTCCTGGCTGGCCTTACCGTCGGATGGTATTCGAGCCTCGATGAGGCCGCAGATGCGCGGCGCACCGAAGCCGTGTTTGGTCCCAAAATGCGGGCGGAGGACCGCACGGCCGCTTCGGCCAGATGGCAAGATGCGGTGTCTCGCGTCCTCAGCGGTCCGCGGTGA